The proteins below come from a single Agrobacterium vitis genomic window:
- a CDS encoding O-acetylhomoserine aminocarboxypropyltransferase has translation MANNNPGFATLAVHAGAQPDPATGARTTPIYQTTAFVFENTDHAAALFGLKQFGNIYTRIMNPTQGVLEERVAALEGGTAALAVASGHAAQMLVFHTLMQPGDNFVAAKKLYGGSINQFGHAFQNFGWQVRWADTDNPASFEAQIDERTKAIFIESLANPGGTFVDIATIADVARRHGLPLIVDNTMASPYLVRPLEYGADIVVHSATKFLGGHGNSMGGVIVDGGTFDWSQSDKFPSLSQPRSEYGDVVLHDAFGNMAFAIACRVLGLRDLGPAIAPMNAFLILTGIETLPLRMQRHCDNALKVAHWLKAHAKVSWVHYAGLPDDPNHALQQRYAPKGAGAVFTFGLKGGYEAGKALVEGLQLFSHLANIGDTRSLVIHPASTTHAQLTPEQQVAAGAGPEVVRLSIGIEDPDDIIADLQQALSKL, from the coding sequence ATGGCAAACAACAATCCGGGCTTTGCAACGCTGGCCGTGCATGCGGGTGCTCAGCCGGACCCGGCGACCGGCGCACGCACGACGCCGATCTACCAGACGACCGCCTTTGTGTTTGAAAATACCGATCACGCCGCCGCCTTGTTCGGCCTCAAGCAATTCGGCAATATCTATACAAGGATCATGAACCCGACCCAGGGCGTTCTGGAAGAGCGGGTGGCTGCTTTGGAAGGCGGCACGGCGGCATTGGCAGTGGCATCGGGACATGCGGCGCAAATGCTGGTCTTTCATACCCTGATGCAGCCGGGGGATAATTTCGTTGCCGCCAAAAAGCTCTATGGCGGATCAATCAACCAATTCGGTCACGCCTTTCAGAATTTCGGCTGGCAGGTGCGCTGGGCCGATACCGACAATCCGGCAAGCTTTGAGGCGCAAATCGACGAGCGAACCAAGGCGATTTTCATCGAAAGCCTTGCCAATCCCGGTGGTACATTCGTCGATATTGCCACTATTGCCGATGTTGCGCGCCGCCACGGACTGCCGCTGATCGTCGATAATACCATGGCCAGCCCTTATCTGGTCCGGCCTTTGGAATACGGTGCCGATATCGTCGTGCATTCCGCCACCAAATTTCTCGGCGGCCATGGAAATTCCATGGGCGGCGTGATCGTTGACGGCGGCACGTTCGACTGGTCGCAATCGGACAAGTTTCCGAGCCTGTCACAGCCGCGCAGCGAATATGGCGATGTGGTTCTGCATGACGCCTTCGGCAATATGGCGTTTGCCATTGCCTGCCGGGTGCTCGGTCTGCGCGACCTTGGACCGGCGATTGCGCCAATGAATGCCTTCCTCATCCTGACCGGCATTGAAACCTTGCCGCTGCGCATGCAGCGTCACTGCGACAACGCCTTGAAGGTCGCGCATTGGCTGAAGGCCCATGCGAAAGTCTCCTGGGTGCATTATGCGGGCCTGCCGGATGATCCGAACCATGCGCTGCAACAGCGCTACGCACCGAAAGGAGCTGGCGCCGTTTTCACCTTCGGGCTGAAGGGTGGCTATGAGGCGGGCAAGGCGCTGGTGGAGGGATTGCAGCTGTTTTCCCATCTTGCCAATATCGGCGATACCCGCTCGCTGGTCATTCATCCCGCCTCGACCACCCATGCCCAATTGACCCCGGAGCAGCAGGTGGCGGCAGGTGCAGGGCCGGAGGTCGTGCGCCTGTCCATCGGTATCGAGGACCCCGACGATATCATTGCGGATCTTCAACAGGCTTTATCGAAGCTCTGA
- a CDS encoding CoA-binding protein — MQHDVYESDYLRTILETVKIIALTGASPNPARPSHGLMHFLLNHGYRVIPVNPGQAGKDILGQTVFASLRDIPEPVDMIDVFRASEYLSSVVDEALELTHLPKVIWAQLGVRDDQAAARAEAAGVKMVMNRCPAIEYPRIFQGTLEPDRH, encoded by the coding sequence ATGCAGCATGACGTTTATGAGAGCGATTATCTCAGGACCATTCTGGAAACGGTCAAGATCATTGCTCTGACCGGGGCTTCGCCCAATCCGGCGCGGCCAAGCCATGGGCTCATGCATTTTCTGCTGAACCATGGCTACCGCGTTATTCCGGTCAATCCGGGGCAGGCGGGAAAGGACATTCTGGGGCAGACTGTTTTTGCGTCGCTTCGGGACATTCCCGAGCCCGTCGATATGATCGATGTGTTCCGCGCTTCCGAATATCTATCCTCCGTGGTGGATGAAGCCTTGGAGCTAACGCATTTGCCGAAGGTGATCTGGGCTCAGCTTGGCGTGCGCGACGACCAGGCCGCCGCCCGCGCCGAGGCCGCCGGTGTGAAGATGGTGATGAACCGCTGCCCGGCCATCGAATATCCCAGAATTTTTCAAGGGACACTGGAGCCGGACAGGCATTAG